From a region of the Corvus cornix cornix isolate S_Up_H32 chromosome 2, ASM73873v5, whole genome shotgun sequence genome:
- the LOC104689172 gene encoding sterile alpha motif domain-containing protein 9-like, producing the protein MEKATTKKNEESYSYQHIEQWTKEQVKQWATEVAKIDQEHAEILFRQAVTGFALKRMTKADLVEMGMPHGPAFQITCVLKELDILGKGSNQAVEQEGTEESFDGGGKDGEMAKKECKKNCESLNSSILKDSKMKPIEDTKASKAGIKNETDEPLSSSQQPAGKMCMPHPFDNFSDGSRYKQYNILNVPETGASNLMDPAHEFKLFTNTENAQEDEILMKFSNEAFRFAAACMNSRTNGTIHFGVHDNPHGKIEGIKVTNKEVYIKHFNIHIKKHFNDPYTIIAEYCIRPPRFVEVLLQNGTSADLFVIEIDVVPQHSFCDTKYFCTNTYEYKSKSWKKAIFIRDGASSANIYNTKECEKFKGSLTTLAERRRRAEEEHNFKPKKSPKEGLKLVSLLTGNRDSLENSYYNYYILVTNKCLPNQTSDLDFLHEIKWFAVLDFDSESEMNGVFKTYQKHRNAKLYFPDYYEHMGGSVSEQAKRLKLRQETNWILCNGGSDFKGNKELPLDSTLWQRDRAAGVRKMISFLSHKDVKQNEKFLIVFLLLSIVEDSVDPLTETFMTFYQELKGLQDMVCICIGTGTHQRWKDLLQARGIHEEALSKKCISTLTLEMVNGTIIKLASDMQSSERLLPSVDHSTVRLLKSKEDSMAGLEILCENECKDTEIEKDTDRFQNFLKEREEEFYRGGKVSWWNFYFSEENYTSDFIRRDSYEKLEGLIMSSSDSANDSPVKIINIYHHPGCGGTTLSMHILWNLRKQFRCAVLKSKPHDIGTQVTTLLTCGANDNTGYLPVLLLVDDFEEQENVNVLQKEIQTAITEKGIRYVKPLVVILNCMRSQNPDESSTINFLNSVSLKQMLSEKEQRAFDQKLEYIEKVHSNSANFYSFMIMKKNFDPQYIEKVVKNTLHDLDTASKPAQLVCYLTLLNSYLTTSVISLSLCEEYLGINSRDTGCHKDKLIEKMGICSNILISDQAHKHMRYKGLRIVHPLIASHCLTELKLTYGLSKSEITSKLLKEDLLLKEDKLVRDIQTLLITRQRKEHGDESDTSFSPLIEAIHKEEKRGDVERVLEQASARFEQNVYICQALARFYIKERKFDLALHWAKAAKERAQHNSYISDTLGQVFKGELRDWVECKEKSAALTAGKLDNLLELAENASQAFQESQRQAENAVNEQYLQNQKLKRKFQVYNTAGYQGEIETGLYVIDVLWHVPFFSKKDSHCRKSMTNYLSGNSVLNVENSSEDSEMFKVLRRYSSFLCHLRSRLKRAFDFFEDYFVLFKTQTREKEMVEAKLYGKVQECFTKYTEIFCDFSFEQLKNKQDSEWSISQYIEAYRDAVEASKAHSFSGILNYLHRNHRNADREIEDIVGAYAILCEKDKQATQKDKQNLILANIVLNCIKPKSAKLRGPKELKSLLLSILQEVKQTCVEPFFLASLLFWPQNKKQLNEDSGKMQTFVQRLSESFKEVYGTVHHSRQPLALFYLAKGKDLNRFVHKGKIDQLFSSLPEQELNSLWQSGNIWKNQAVQDLLLLLVGKVEDNLIYIDCGRNENVRIPVQPVPSGLVKNDPNIEGVSFYLAFSVAGLLAYNIQSLSLKQ; encoded by the coding sequence aTGGAAAAGGCAACCACTAAAAAAAATGAGGAATCATATTCGTATCAGCATATTGAACAGTGGACAAAAGAACAAGTCAAACAATGGGCAACTGAAGTAGCTAAGATTGACCAGGAACATGCAGAAATCCTGTTTCGCCAAGCTGTGACTGGCTTTGCTTTGAAGAGGATGACTAAAGCAGATCTTGTGGAAATGGGTATGCCTCATGGGCCTGCTTTTCAGATCACGTGCGTCCTGAAAGAGCTTGACATTCTAGGTAAAGGTTCAAACCAGGCTGTGGAACAAGAAGGCACTGAAGAGAGTTTtgatggaggaggaaaagatggagaaatGGCAAAGAAAGAGTGCAAGAAGAACTGTGAATCACTTAATTCCAGTATACTGAAGGATTCTAAGATGAAGCCCATAGAAGAcacaaaagcaagcaaagcTGGCATAAAGAATGAAACAGATGAGCCACTGTcaagcagccagcagccagctggaaaGATGTGTATGCCACATCCTTTTGATAATTTCAGTGATGGTAGTCGATATAAGCAGTATAATATTCTTAATGTCCCTGAAACAGGGGCATCCAATCTCATGGATCCAGCACACGAATTCAAATTATTTACCAACACTGAGAATGCACAGGAAGATGAAATCTTGATGAAATTTAGCAATGAAGCATTTCGATTTGCTGCAGCCTGCATGAACTCCCGCACAAATGGCACTATTCATTTTGGAGTACATGACAATCCACATGGGAAAATAGAAGGAATAAAAGTTACCAACAAAGAAGTATACATTAAGCATTTTAATATACACATCAAAAAGCACTTTAATGACCCCTACACCATCATTGCAGAATATTGCATTAGACCACCTAGATTTGTGGAAGTATTATTACAAAATGGAACTTCAGCAGATCTCTTTGTCATTGAAATAGATGTGGTTCCCCAACACAGCTTCTGtgatacaaaatatttctgcaccAACACATATGAATATAAGAGTAAGAGTTggaaaaaagctattttcatcCGGGATGGAGCAAGTTCCGCAAATATTTACAATACAAAAGAATGCGAAAAATTTAAAGGTTCCTTGACAACTTTAGCAGAACGTCGTAGAAGAGCAGAAGAAGAGCATAACTTTAAGCCAAAGAAGTCACCAAAGGAAGGACTAAAGCTAGTTAGTCTGCTCACGGGTAACAGGGACTCACTAGAGAACTCTTATTATAACTACTACATTTTGGTAACAAACAAGTGCCTCCCAAATCAAACTTCAGACTTAGACtttttacatgaaataaaatggtttGCTGTGCTTGACTTTGATTCTGAATCAGAAATGAATGGTGTGTTTAAGACTTACCAAAAACATCGAAATGCCAAACTTTACTTCCCAGATTACTATGAACACATGGGGGGTTCCGTTTCTGAACAAGCTAAAAGGCTAAAACTACGTCAGGAGACCAACTGGATTTTATGCAATGGTGGATCAGACTTCAAAGGCAATAAAGAGCTACCACTGGATTCGACTTTATGGCAACgagacagagctgctggtgtCAGAAAAatgatttcctttctttcacacAAAGATGTAAAGCAGAATGAAAAGTTTTTAATagtgtttcttttgctttccatagTAGAAGATTCAGTAGATCCCCTTACTGAAACTTTTATGACATTTTACCAAGAATTAAAGGGACTACAAGATATGGTCTGCATTTGCATAGGTACAGGTACACACCAGCGATGGAAAGATCTTCTTCAAGCTAGAGGCATCCATGAGGAAGCACTCtcaaagaaatgtatttctacTCTAACCCTGGAAATGGTAAATGGTACCATCATAAAACTAGCGTCAGACATGCAATCTTCTGAAAGACTTCTGCCCTCTGTTGATCATTCTACTGTTCGTCTTCTAAAGAGCAAAGAAGACTCCATGGCAGGATTAGAAATACTTTGTGAAAATGAAtgcaaagacacagaaatagaaaaggatACAGATAGATTTCAAAATTTCCTGAAAGAGCGGGAAGAAGAATTTTATCGAGGTGGTAAAGTATCGTGGTGGAATTTCtacttttcagaagaaaactatACTTCAGATTTTATCAGAAGGGACAGTTATGAAAAGCTTGAAGGCCTAATCATGTCTTCATCTGACAGTGCTAATGACTCACCTGTAAAAATTATCAACATTTACCACCACCCAGGATGTGGTGGGACAACATTATCTATGCATATCCTTTGGAATTTACGGAAGCAATTCAGATGTGCTGTTCTGAAAAGTAAACCACATGATATTGGAACACAGGTGACAACTTTACTCACCTGTGGAGCAAATGACAACACAGGTTATTTACCAGTGTTACTTCTTGTGGATGATTTtgaagagcaagaaaatgtcaatgttctgcagaaagaaattcagACAGCTATAACAGAAAAAGGCATTCGGTATGTAAAACCTTTAGTGGTAATTCTAAACTGTATGAGATCTCAAAATCCTGATGAAAGTTCGACCATCAATTTCTTGAacagtgtttctttaaaacaaatgctttctgaaaaagagCAAAGGGCCTTTGACCAGAAACTAGAATATATTGAAAAGGTGCATTCAAATTCTGCCAATTTCTATTCATTTATgattatgaagaaaaactttGATCCACAGTATATAGAAAAAGTGGTAAAAAATACCTTGCATGACTTAGATACTGCCTCTAAACCAGCACAACTTGTTTGCTATCTAACTCTGTTAAACTCGTATTTAACAACATCTGTGATTTCACTATCACTATGCGAAGAATACTTAGGAATTAATTCTCGAGACACAGGCTGCCATAAAGATAAACTAATAGAAAAGATGGGAATTTGTTCCAATATCCTAATATCTGATCAGGCACATAAACACATGAGATACAAAGGTCTTCGTATCGTTCATCCGTTGATAGCATCTCACTGCCTAACAGAATTGAAACTAACCTATGGCTTGTCTAAAAGTGAAATTACATCAAAGCTGTTGAAAGAAGATTTATTGTTAAAGGAAGACAAACTTGTTCGTGATATACAAACCCTGCTGATTACTAGGCAGCGCAAAGAGCATGGTGATGAGTCTGACACATCATTTTCCCCCTTAATTGAAGCCATTCATAAGGAGGAAAAGCGTGGTGATGTGGAACGTGTGTTAGAACAAGCATCTGCTAGATTTGAGCAAAATGTTTACATTTGCCAAGCCCTAGCAAGGTTCTAcattaaagaaaggaaatttgaCCTTGCATTGCACTGGGCCAAAGCAGCCAAAGAAAGAGCACAACACAATTCATACATATCAGACACACTAGGTCAAGTGTTTAAAGGTGAGCTAAGAGACTGGGTAGAGTGCAAAGAAAAGAGTGCAGCCCTGACAGCTGGGAAACTGGACAACCTGCTAGAGCTTGCTGAGAATGCTTCACAGGCTTTCCAAGAATCTCAGAGGCAAGCTGAAAATGCAGTCAATGAACAATATTTGCAGAATCAAAAACTTAAAAGGAAGTTTCAAGTGTACAATACTGCTGGCTATCAGGGAGAAATAGAAACTGGTCTTTATGTTATTGATGTCCTTTGGCATGTTCcttttttcagcaaaaaagaCTCACACTGTAGAAAAAGCATGACAAATTATCTGTCAGGAAATAGTGTTTTGAATGTAGAAAACTCCAGTGAAGACAGTGAAATGTTCAAGGTTCTTAGACGTTATTCCAGCTTTTTGTGTCATTTGCGATCAAGGTTGAAAAGGGCATTTGACTTTTTTGAAGACTACTTTgtgcttttcaaaacacagaccagagaaaaagaaatggtagAAGCAAAGTTGTATGGGAAGGTTCAAGAATGTTTTaccaaatacacagaaatattttgtgatttcagttttgaacaactgaaaaataaacaggacTCAGAGTGGTCCATTTCTCAGTATATAGAAGCATACAGGGATGCTGTGGAAGCTTCCAAAGCACACTCATTTTCCGGCATTTTGAATTACCTtcacagaaaccacagaaatgcTGACAGAGAAATAGAAGACATAGTAGGAGCATATGCAATTTTGTGTGAGAAGGATAAACAAGCAACTCAAAAAGACAAACAGAATTTGATTTTGGCAAATATTGTTCTTAACTGCATTAAACCTAAATCTGCCAAGTTACGTGGTCCTAAGGAGTTGAAGAGTCTGCTTCTAAGCATTCTGCAGGAAGTGAAACAAACGTGTGTAGAGCCTTTCTTCCTAGCCTCCTTGTTGTTCTGgccccaaaataaaaaacaactaAATGAAGATTCCGGGAAAATGCAAACTTTTGTTCAACGCTTAAGTGAGTCTTTCAAAGAGGTCTATGGAACTGTGCATCATTCAAGGCAGCCTCTGGCTCTTTTTTATCTGGCAAAAGGCAAAGATTTGAACAGATTtgttcacaaaggaaaaatagatCAGCTTTTTAGTTCACTTCCAGAACAGGAACTGAATTCCCTTTGGCAGAGTGGAAATATCTGGAAGAATCAGGCTGTTCAAgatcttttgcttcttttggtTGGAAAAGTTGAGGATAACCTTATCTACATAGACTGTGGTAGAAATGAAAACGTCAGGATACCAGTGCAACCTGTTCCCTCAGGCCTAGTGAAAAATGACCCAAACATAGAAGGAGTGTCTTTTTACCTTGCATTTTCTGTTGCTGGTCTCCTGGCATACAACATACAAAGCCTGTCATTAAAACAATAA